In a genomic window of Amycolatopsis japonica:
- a CDS encoding TetR/AcrR family transcriptional regulator: protein MVKVPKQVDHAARRAEIAEALTRLTATRGLEGVSLRHVAAEAGMSMGLVQHYFKTKDEMLLFAVERRSQVYEERIKAQLEAGELPSTPQAIIRAIMVEILPLDERRRGDWLMGVAFFIRAISDPSFTAAFTDGVPQLFELLALLIRQGQDAGTVDKSADPMHESAILWALADSQGTNIVMKHRTPDEALSTVDYYLDRLFGSAPAG from the coding sequence ATGGTGAAGGTGCCGAAACAGGTGGATCACGCCGCGCGCCGCGCGGAGATCGCCGAGGCGCTGACGCGGCTGACGGCCACGCGAGGCCTCGAAGGAGTCAGCCTCCGGCACGTCGCCGCCGAAGCGGGCATGTCGATGGGTTTGGTGCAGCACTACTTCAAGACCAAGGACGAGATGCTGCTGTTCGCCGTCGAACGCCGCTCGCAGGTCTACGAAGAGCGCATCAAGGCCCAGCTGGAGGCCGGCGAACTGCCGTCGACACCCCAGGCCATCATCCGCGCGATCATGGTCGAGATCCTGCCGCTCGACGAGCGCCGCCGCGGCGACTGGCTGATGGGGGTCGCGTTCTTCATCCGCGCGATCTCCGATCCCTCCTTCACGGCCGCGTTCACCGACGGCGTCCCGCAGCTGTTCGAACTGCTCGCCCTCCTGATCCGCCAGGGCCAGGACGCGGGCACTGTCGACAAGTCGGCCGATCCGATGCACGAGTCCGCGATCCTGTGGGCCCTCGCCGATTCACAGGGCACCAACATCGTGATGAAGCACCGCACGCCGGACGAGGCGCTGTCCACAGTGGACTACTACCTCGACCGGCTGTTCGGTTCAGCCCCCGCCGGATGA
- a CDS encoding GOLPH3/VPS74 family protein gives MTELSLPAKTYLLACDVGEAKLRDRARAGLLIRGAALTDLVLRGRVTDADGRVAVSGDGPTGDLVLDELLAEIGRESPRKWKGWVRKDARGTLEALESQLDTAGVIDLKTARILGLFPSRRPVVRDPAVVERLRASVDQALRGPAPASDVDTVDAALTALVAAVELRGVVSGRDRRRYRDRIEELGERGGDAVPALRKLFR, from the coding sequence ATGACCGAACTTTCGCTGCCAGCCAAGACCTATCTGCTCGCGTGCGACGTCGGCGAGGCCAAGCTGCGCGACCGGGCTCGCGCGGGCCTGCTGATCCGCGGCGCCGCGCTCACCGATCTCGTGCTGCGCGGCCGCGTCACCGACGCGGACGGCCGGGTCGCGGTGTCGGGCGACGGGCCGACCGGGGACCTCGTCCTCGACGAGCTCCTGGCCGAGATCGGCCGGGAGAGCCCGCGCAAGTGGAAAGGGTGGGTGCGCAAGGACGCGCGTGGCACCTTGGAGGCACTGGAGTCCCAGCTGGACACGGCGGGCGTGATCGACTTGAAGACCGCCCGGATCCTGGGGTTGTTCCCGTCGCGCCGTCCGGTCGTGCGGGATCCGGCCGTCGTGGAAAGGTTGCGGGCCTCGGTCGATCAGGCGTTGCGCGGTCCGGCGCCGGCGTCCGATGTGGACACCGTGGACGCCGCGCTCACCGCGCTGGTGGCCGCGGTGGAGCTCCGCGGTGTCGTTTCGGGCCGGGACAGGCGTCGGTACCGGGACCGGATCGAAGAACTGGGCGAGCGTGGCGGGGACGCGGTCCCCGCGTTGCGGAAGCTGTTCCGGTAG
- a CDS encoding ArnT family glycosyltransferase: MSIATQTVRTGREQTFARLPVLVVATLAGGALLATSGRYAHGFDELYFLMAGKEHLAWGYFDQPPLIPALAGAMDTLFPGSLVMLRLPMTLAAAAGVVVTALIARELGGGRGAQVLAAGLYATSGVIIVSHWIGTYVFDPFLWTVIVWLVVRWVRVRRDGLLLWAGVVTAVSLQTKFLIPAFWVLTLLSALVLGPRELVRRPKLWLGAGIAVVATIPTLLWQARNGWPYLIMNEVVSAEFPGTWPFLRDGFLTAGVGAGVLAFVYGLVRLNFSRELRGYRFLGVAIAALIVAFLVLHGRSYYLMGVFALPFAAAATGFAKHVPRWRPVAWPVMVLSAVITLAGLPIYPATMARTSFGPIALGSSFAGGELPQQELVKAVGEAYAALPPDQRARTAVYAEIYPFAAATEFYGRRYGIDHVYSGHRGYWYFNRPPDSADGVLFLGFDPRLLKPYFATVTPVAEGLLWRYDGRRGSWDEIWPKLERH; this comes from the coding sequence ATGAGCATCGCGACCCAGACCGTCCGGACAGGACGGGAGCAGACCTTCGCCCGCCTCCCGGTGCTCGTCGTCGCCACCTTGGCCGGGGGCGCGCTGCTGGCCACGAGCGGCCGCTACGCGCACGGTTTCGACGAGCTGTACTTCCTGATGGCCGGCAAGGAACACCTCGCGTGGGGCTACTTCGACCAGCCGCCGCTGATCCCCGCCCTGGCCGGGGCGATGGACACCCTGTTCCCCGGTTCGCTGGTGATGCTGCGGCTGCCGATGACCCTGGCGGCCGCCGCCGGAGTGGTCGTCACCGCGCTGATCGCCAGGGAGCTGGGCGGCGGACGCGGCGCCCAGGTGCTCGCGGCCGGGCTCTACGCGACGTCCGGTGTGATCATCGTCAGCCACTGGATCGGCACCTACGTCTTCGATCCGTTCCTCTGGACGGTGATCGTCTGGCTGGTCGTCCGCTGGGTACGCGTCCGCCGGGACGGGCTGCTGCTCTGGGCGGGCGTCGTCACCGCCGTCTCCCTGCAGACGAAGTTCCTCATCCCGGCTTTCTGGGTGCTCACCCTGCTCTCCGCGCTGGTGCTCGGGCCGAGGGAACTCGTGCGGCGGCCGAAACTGTGGCTCGGTGCGGGAATCGCCGTCGTCGCGACGATCCCGACGTTGCTCTGGCAGGCGCGGAACGGCTGGCCGTACCTGATCATGAACGAGGTCGTCTCGGCGGAATTCCCCGGCACGTGGCCTTTTCTGCGCGACGGCTTCTTGACGGCGGGGGTCGGGGCGGGTGTGCTCGCGTTCGTCTACGGGCTAGTCCGGCTGAACTTCTCCCGCGAACTTCGCGGCTATCGCTTCCTGGGGGTGGCGATAGCCGCGCTGATCGTGGCGTTCCTGGTGCTGCACGGACGTTCCTACTATCTGATGGGCGTCTTCGCGCTGCCGTTCGCGGCCGCGGCGACGGGCTTCGCGAAGCACGTCCCCCGATGGCGGCCGGTGGCGTGGCCGGTGATGGTGCTTTCGGCGGTGATCACCCTCGCCGGCCTGCCGATCTATCCGGCGACCATGGCCAGGACGAGCTTCGGGCCGATCGCGCTCGGCAGTTCCTTCGCCGGTGGTGAACTGCCGCAACAGGAACTGGTCAAGGCGGTCGGCGAGGCGTACGCGGCCCTGCCGCCGGATCAGCGCGCACGCACAGCGGTCTACGCCGAGATCTATCCGTTCGCCGCCGCCACGGAGTTCTACGGCAGGCGGTACGGCATAGACCACGTCTACAGTGGACATCGCGGCTATTGGTATTTCAACCGGCCCCCGGATTCGGCGGACGGCGTGCTGTTCCTGGGATTCGATCCGAGGCTGCTCAAGCCTTACTTCGCCACGGTGACCCCGGTGGCGGAAGGACTGCTGTGGCGGTACGACGGTAGACGGGGTTCCTGGGACGAGATCTGGCCCAAGCTGGAAAGGCACTGA
- a CDS encoding sensor histidine kinase: MERSRSFRPGPVDTGWLTLAALAFAGLDVTLYVFGEPTSGWAGPAAGVTLQVLLDLSLILLFRFPRLIAGLIMAGGLLMLASDLLSPGLLVPERQLTLMTVPTITPVVLSQLARLIDRRTLLWLTAILAICASRPWDAHWNTTPFGLLSTALPTTLSLYFEARRQLLRSLRDRAERAEREQHLLAERARAEERRKLAEEMHDVVTHRLSLMVLHAGALGVVSADEAVRTSAEDIRREGALALDELRDLVGVLRNGANSEPPTLTEGQAGDPATLVAESASVGIPTELIVRGDPGRISPTVARTAYRVVQEALTNVRKHAPGSSATVELRHHADGVDVAVENTRAGAPPDPALAGSGSGAGLAGLRQRVELIGGRFAAGPRPGGGFRVDAILPAYVPTAEGDR, encoded by the coding sequence GTGGAGAGAAGCAGGTCGTTCCGGCCGGGCCCGGTCGACACCGGGTGGCTCACGCTGGCGGCGCTCGCGTTCGCAGGCCTGGACGTCACGCTGTACGTGTTCGGCGAACCGACGTCCGGCTGGGCGGGACCCGCCGCGGGCGTCACCCTGCAGGTGCTGCTCGATCTCTCGCTGATCCTGCTGTTCCGGTTCCCCCGGCTGATCGCGGGCCTGATCATGGCGGGCGGGCTGCTGATGCTCGCCTCGGACCTGCTCTCCCCCGGCCTGCTGGTGCCGGAACGGCAGCTGACGCTGATGACCGTCCCGACGATCACCCCCGTGGTACTGAGCCAGCTGGCCCGCCTGATCGACCGGCGGACCCTGCTGTGGCTGACCGCGATCCTCGCGATCTGCGCGTCCCGGCCGTGGGACGCGCACTGGAACACCACCCCGTTCGGGCTGCTGAGCACGGCGCTGCCCACCACGCTTTCGCTGTATTTCGAGGCCCGGCGCCAGTTGCTGCGCTCGCTGCGGGACCGGGCCGAACGGGCCGAACGCGAACAGCACCTGCTCGCCGAACGCGCCCGTGCCGAGGAGCGGCGGAAACTGGCCGAGGAGATGCACGACGTCGTCACGCACCGGTTGAGCCTGATGGTGCTGCATGCCGGCGCGCTCGGTGTCGTCTCGGCGGACGAGGCGGTGCGGACCTCCGCCGAGGACATCCGTCGCGAAGGCGCGCTGGCGCTGGACGAACTGCGTGATCTCGTCGGAGTGCTGCGCAACGGCGCGAACTCCGAGCCGCCCACACTGACCGAGGGCCAGGCGGGCGATCCGGCGACGCTGGTCGCCGAATCGGCGTCGGTGGGCATCCCGACCGAACTGATCGTGCGTGGCGACCCCGGCCGGATCTCCCCGACCGTCGCCCGGACGGCGTACCGGGTCGTGCAGGAAGCGCTGACGAACGTCCGCAAACACGCGCCGGGCTCGTCCGCGACCGTCGAACTCCGCCACCACGCGGACGGTGTGGACGTCGCGGTGGAGAACACGCGTGCGGGCGCCCCACCTGATCCGGCGCTGGCGGGCAGCGGTTCGGGCGCCGGGCTGGCCGGATTGCGGCAACGGGTCGAGCTGATCGGCGGCCGGTTCGCGGCGGGGCCTCGACCGGGCGGCGGATTCCGCGTCGATGCGATACTGCCCGCCTACGTCCCGACGGCGGAAGGGGATCGGTGA
- a CDS encoding response regulator transcription factor → MIRVVVVDDEPMVCAHLRTILGSADDIEVVAQAQDGAEAVEAVIRHKPRVVLMDLRMPGVDGLTAIERIAKLPEPPAVVALTTFDADTYVIRALRAGAAGFLVKSTPPEELIGLVRVAADGHTVLSPEAARRLVAMSADGRRRGDDARRKTEGLTEREIDVLACLGEGLSNADIAARLHLAEATVKSYVSRMLVKLGCANRTQAGLLAHEAGLVKR, encoded by the coding sequence GTGATCCGGGTGGTCGTCGTCGACGACGAGCCGATGGTCTGCGCGCATCTGCGGACGATCCTCGGCTCCGCGGACGACATCGAGGTGGTCGCGCAGGCGCAGGACGGCGCCGAGGCGGTGGAGGCCGTGATCCGGCACAAGCCGCGCGTGGTGCTGATGGATCTGCGGATGCCCGGTGTCGACGGGCTGACCGCCATCGAGCGGATCGCGAAACTCCCGGAGCCGCCCGCGGTCGTCGCGCTGACGACGTTCGACGCGGATACCTACGTCATCCGCGCGCTGCGGGCGGGCGCGGCCGGGTTCCTGGTGAAATCCACCCCGCCGGAGGAGCTGATCGGGCTGGTCCGGGTCGCGGCCGACGGGCATACGGTGCTCTCCCCCGAAGCGGCACGCCGTCTGGTGGCGATGTCGGCCGACGGGCGGCGCCGCGGGGACGACGCGCGCCGGAAGACCGAAGGGCTCACCGAACGCGAAATCGACGTCCTCGCCTGTCTCGGCGAAGGACTGTCCAATGCGGACATCGCGGCGCGGCTGCACCTGGCGGAGGCGACGGTGAAGAGCTATGTGTCGCGGATGCTGGTCAAGCTGGGCTGTGCGAACCGGACCCAGGCGGGGCTGCTCGCGCACGAGGCCGGTCTGGTCAAGCGGTGA
- a CDS encoding winged helix-turn-helix transcriptional regulator, producing the protein MLGNPYDPDCPTRALLDRIGDQWTVLIVGVLGDGPLRFTEIGKRVRGISQKVLTQTLRSLVRDGILTRTAYPEIPPHVEYELTALGRNLAEPLEMLDKWARVHMGEVLDARKSYDGQLTA; encoded by the coding sequence GTGCTCGGAAACCCGTACGACCCCGACTGCCCGACCCGCGCGCTGCTCGACCGCATCGGCGACCAGTGGACCGTGCTGATCGTCGGCGTGCTCGGCGACGGCCCGCTCCGGTTCACCGAAATCGGCAAACGCGTACGCGGCATCTCGCAGAAGGTCCTCACCCAGACCCTGCGCAGCCTCGTCCGCGACGGGATCCTGACGCGCACCGCGTATCCGGAGATCCCTCCGCACGTGGAGTACGAGCTCACCGCCCTCGGCCGCAACCTCGCCGAACCGCTCGAGATGCTCGACAAGTGGGCCCGGGTCCACATGGGCGAGGTGCTCGACGCCCGCAAGAGCTACGACGGTCAGCTCACCGCTTGA
- a CDS encoding TetR/AcrR family transcriptional regulator produces the protein MRVRLLDATIDCLVEYGYAGTTTTRVADRAGVTRGAQVHHFPTKTDLVTSAIRHLAAKRTEVAMAEIDRLKASADPVGDALQLLWEMHQGPVFSATVELWVASRTDAELRAQMAVVEPIATSSLVEFGKALLPDHSAHPEFLHAVYTAMDVVRGILIASWATRDQTELEARWERGRRHLILLFEALMQPAPSR, from the coding sequence ATGCGCGTCAGGCTGCTCGACGCCACGATCGACTGTCTCGTCGAGTACGGCTACGCGGGCACGACGACCACCCGCGTCGCGGACCGCGCCGGGGTGACCCGCGGCGCGCAGGTGCACCACTTCCCGACCAAGACCGACCTCGTCACCTCGGCGATCCGGCATCTCGCGGCCAAACGCACCGAGGTCGCGATGGCGGAGATCGACCGGCTCAAGGCCTCGGCCGACCCGGTCGGGGACGCGTTGCAGCTGCTGTGGGAGATGCACCAGGGCCCGGTCTTCTCGGCGACCGTCGAGCTGTGGGTGGCGTCGCGGACCGACGCGGAACTGCGCGCCCAGATGGCGGTGGTCGAGCCGATCGCGACGAGCAGCCTGGTCGAGTTCGGCAAGGCCCTGCTGCCGGACCATTCGGCGCATCCGGAGTTCCTGCACGCGGTGTACACGGCGATGGACGTCGTCCGCGGCATCCTCATCGCCAGCTGGGCGACCCGCGACCAGACCGAACTGGAGGCGCGCTGGGAGCGCGGCCGCCGCCATCTGATCCTGCTGTTCGAGGCGTTGATGCAGCCCGCACCCTCTCGTTGA
- a CDS encoding SRPBCC family protein, with product MAKIQRISVHGHTSASPDTVYALLVDREHWPDWSPMGSFRLLDKGDANGLGALGVFSTNGVNSCEEVIALEPGKRFGYSLKKGLPVRDYRAYVDLTPERDGTAIHWHSTFTAKIPGTGWFHRRFLGHFIGRMVESLVARASRGAP from the coding sequence ATGGCGAAGATCCAGCGCATTTCCGTCCACGGCCACACGAGCGCGAGCCCCGATACCGTCTACGCGCTCCTCGTGGACCGCGAGCATTGGCCCGATTGGTCGCCCATGGGCTCGTTCCGCCTGCTCGACAAGGGCGACGCCAACGGTCTCGGCGCCCTCGGCGTCTTCAGCACCAACGGCGTCAACAGCTGCGAAGAGGTCATCGCGCTCGAACCCGGCAAACGCTTCGGCTACTCGCTGAAGAAGGGGCTCCCGGTGCGGGACTACCGCGCCTACGTCGACCTCACCCCCGAGCGGGACGGCACCGCGATCCACTGGCATTCCACGTTCACCGCCAAGATCCCGGGCACCGGCTGGTTCCATCGCCGGTTCCTCGGCCACTTCATCGGGCGCATGGTCGAGAGCCTCGTGGCGCGCGCCTCGCGCGGCGCACCATAA
- a CDS encoding CocE/NonD family hydrolase, whose amino-acid sequence MGLKTLTATVVATLLLTAAPAVASPAFVLRDGVSEPVFSYEKAIRETAWVETGQDLDRDGQVDRVAADIIRPAEPAARGQRVPVIMDVSPYFEKVGRGNERQPKTYLPDGTPSQFPLFYDNYFVPRGYAVVLVDVGGTNRSSGCFDDVASGNGVVNWLNGRAQAFRTPFGPERVRAGWANGSVGAIGKSQDGATAIGMAASGIEGLKTIVPIAGVSSYYEVHNSHGAYFGWAGGAGFYNERAEKLCRPFEEDNARRAGTDGNFNEYWRGLDYVAKTGKVRASVFASMGFHDLNVNPIQFGPWWEALNAHGVPRKAWLHQAAHVDPFDLDRSLFVRTLHRWFDRWLLGVRNGVETEPAIRVEHTPDRWTDERHWPPVTGTRVVWPSVSGGLGNRPSPGTASVTDDPARGASRWVENPSQPSPDRVVFAGEPVPVDTRVAGTATVTVTARSDKPSARLGAVLVDYGPATVRNTTWPALGTKDLTTRSCWGAGTAADTGCFLDTVADLTTVDKQIVATGWADLGHHRSLWRGEPLVPGKAYTMTFRLSSLDHVVAVGHRLALVLGGTDGDMFDPALPALGSRVTIELGGTSLSVPIARV is encoded by the coding sequence ATGGGGCTCAAGACCTTGACCGCCACCGTCGTGGCGACACTACTGCTCACCGCCGCACCCGCGGTCGCTTCACCCGCGTTCGTCCTGCGTGACGGCGTCAGCGAGCCGGTGTTCTCCTACGAGAAGGCCATCCGGGAGACCGCCTGGGTGGAGACCGGACAGGACCTCGACCGCGACGGGCAGGTCGACCGCGTCGCCGCCGACATCATCCGCCCGGCGGAACCGGCCGCGCGAGGGCAGCGCGTCCCGGTGATCATGGACGTCAGCCCGTACTTCGAAAAGGTCGGGCGCGGCAACGAGCGCCAGCCGAAGACGTACCTCCCCGACGGCACGCCGTCGCAGTTCCCGCTCTTCTACGACAACTACTTCGTCCCGCGCGGATACGCGGTCGTGCTGGTCGACGTCGGCGGCACCAATCGCTCGTCCGGGTGCTTCGACGACGTCGCGTCCGGCAACGGCGTCGTGAACTGGCTCAACGGGCGCGCTCAGGCGTTCCGCACGCCGTTCGGGCCCGAGCGGGTCCGCGCGGGCTGGGCGAACGGGTCGGTCGGCGCGATCGGGAAATCGCAGGACGGCGCGACGGCGATCGGGATGGCGGCGTCCGGGATCGAGGGGTTGAAGACGATCGTGCCGATCGCGGGGGTCAGTTCGTACTACGAGGTCCACAACTCCCACGGCGCCTACTTCGGCTGGGCGGGCGGCGCCGGGTTCTACAACGAGCGTGCCGAGAAGCTGTGCCGTCCGTTCGAAGAGGACAACGCGCGGCGTGCGGGGACGGACGGGAACTTCAACGAGTACTGGCGCGGGCTCGACTACGTCGCGAAGACCGGCAAGGTGCGCGCGAGCGTTTTCGCGTCCATGGGCTTCCACGATCTCAACGTCAACCCGATCCAGTTCGGACCCTGGTGGGAGGCGCTGAACGCCCACGGTGTGCCGCGCAAGGCGTGGCTGCACCAGGCGGCGCACGTCGACCCGTTCGACCTCGACCGGTCGCTGTTCGTGCGGACGCTGCACCGCTGGTTCGACCGCTGGCTGCTCGGTGTCCGTAACGGCGTCGAGACCGAACCCGCGATCCGCGTCGAGCACACGCCGGACCGTTGGACCGACGAACGCCACTGGCCGCCTGTCACGGGGACGCGCGTGGTGTGGCCGTCCGTGTCGGGCGGGCTGGGGAATCGCCCGTCGCCGGGGACGGCTTCGGTGACCGACGATCCGGCGCGCGGGGCGTCGCGGTGGGTGGAGAACCCGTCTCAGCCCAGCCCGGATCGGGTCGTCTTCGCCGGTGAGCCGGTGCCGGTGGACACGCGTGTGGCCGGGACCGCCACGGTGACGGTGACCGCCCGTTCGGACAAGCCGAGCGCGCGGCTCGGCGCGGTGCTGGTCGATTACGGGCCCGCGACCGTGCGGAACACGACGTGGCCGGCGCTCGGCACGAAGGACCTGACGACCCGCTCCTGCTGGGGCGCCGGCACCGCCGCGGACACCGGCTGCTTCCTCGACACCGTCGCCGATCTGACCACTGTGGACAAACAGATCGTCGCGACCGGCTGGGCGGACCTCGGCCATCACCGGTCGCTGTGGCGGGGTGAGCCGCTCGTGCCGGGTAAGGCGTACACGATGACGTTCCGGCTGAGCAGCCTCGACCACGTCGTCGCGGTGGGGCACCGGCTGGCGCTCGTCCTGGGCGGGACCGATGGGGACATGTTCGACCCGGCGCTGCCCGCGCTCGGCTCCCGGGTGACCATCGAACTGGGCGGGACTTCGCTCTCGGTGCCCATCGCCCGCGTTTAG
- a CDS encoding response regulator transcription factor yields MTTQPGRGLVLVVEDDPAIAELASLYLRRDGFGVHVEADGGAALATIRRMRPVAIVLDIGLSGMDGIEICRTLRADGDWTPVLFVTARDDELDRLLGLEIGADDYLTKPFSPRELSARVRTVLRRAAGAPSPAETYTAGDVRVDVTQRRVWAGGAEIALTSTEFDLLTHLARRPGQVFSREQLLSSVWGYAASAGTRTVDVHIAQLRGKLGEHSPIRTVRGIGYAADAG; encoded by the coding sequence GTGACGACACAACCGGGACGCGGGCTGGTGCTGGTCGTCGAGGACGACCCCGCGATCGCCGAACTCGCCTCGCTGTACCTGCGGCGGGACGGGTTCGGCGTGCACGTGGAGGCGGACGGTGGCGCGGCACTGGCCACGATCCGGCGGATGCGCCCGGTCGCCATCGTGCTCGACATCGGACTGTCCGGAATGGACGGTATCGAGATCTGCCGGACGCTGCGCGCGGACGGCGACTGGACGCCCGTGCTGTTCGTGACCGCGCGCGACGACGAGCTGGACCGCTTGCTGGGCTTGGAGATCGGCGCGGACGACTACCTGACGAAACCGTTCAGCCCGCGTGAACTCTCGGCGCGGGTCCGGACGGTACTGCGGCGGGCCGCCGGGGCGCCGTCGCCCGCCGAGACCTACACCGCGGGCGACGTCCGGGTCGACGTCACGCAGCGTCGTGTCTGGGCGGGCGGCGCCGAGATCGCGCTGACGTCGACCGAGTTCGATCTGCTGACCCATCTGGCGCGACGGCCCGGCCAGGTGTTCAGCCGCGAGCAGCTGCTCAGTTCCGTCTGGGGGTACGCGGCGTCGGCGGGCACGCGGACCGTCGACGTCCACATCGCCCAGCTGCGCGGGAAACTGGGCGAGCACAGTCCGATCAGGACGGTCCGCGGGATCGGCTACGCGGCGGACGCCGGATGA
- a CDS encoding HAMP domain-containing sensor histidine kinase produces the protein MNRTSLALRITVVCLAIAAVAVVVAGLVAARLIRTTGTDVLRQSLSAQADVVASQLDETGIGNRLSVGKVAEVVRGQGIDVVVRRPNGTLGGAGTEAAIAATKAGLTRTGSATVLVEGRQYLVEVRTVGAKGAAFALVQATEIGEARGRTLVRNTVLALGAGLAVAAIAGLVLSRMLSRPLRRVASVASGMRAGRRDLRVPVEGPSEVADVAKSVNELADALQYSEARQREFLLSVSHELRTPLTAVTGFAEAIGDGVAEGEDARRAGQTIHREAERLERLVSDLLELARLGADEFRLDPARLDLATLVDECADVWRLRCARQDVTLVVERPPGEVPVVADPRRLRQVVDGLAENALRVTPAGAPIVFSLVAADGQARLAVRDGGPGLAPEDYPVAFERGVLNRRYRDSRPVGSGIGLALAHGLVTRMGGTLTAGPAPEGGAAFTVALRLG, from the coding sequence ATGAACCGGACGTCGCTCGCGCTGCGGATCACCGTGGTGTGCCTCGCGATCGCCGCGGTCGCGGTGGTGGTCGCCGGGCTGGTCGCGGCCCGGCTCATCCGCACCACCGGCACCGACGTGCTCCGGCAGTCGCTCTCGGCACAGGCCGACGTGGTCGCGAGCCAGCTCGACGAGACCGGGATCGGCAACCGGCTCAGCGTCGGCAAGGTCGCCGAAGTCGTGCGCGGGCAAGGGATCGACGTCGTCGTCCGCCGTCCGAACGGGACACTCGGCGGCGCCGGGACGGAAGCGGCGATCGCCGCCACCAAGGCGGGCCTGACCCGCACCGGCTCGGCCACAGTGCTCGTCGAAGGACGGCAGTACCTGGTCGAAGTCCGCACCGTGGGCGCCAAGGGGGCCGCGTTCGCGCTCGTCCAAGCGACGGAGATCGGCGAGGCACGCGGCCGGACGCTGGTGCGCAACACCGTGCTCGCGCTCGGCGCCGGGCTGGCGGTCGCCGCGATCGCCGGGCTGGTGCTGAGCCGGATGCTGTCACGGCCGCTGCGCCGGGTCGCGTCGGTGGCGAGCGGGATGCGCGCCGGGCGTCGTGACCTGCGGGTTCCGGTGGAAGGCCCGTCCGAGGTCGCGGACGTGGCGAAATCGGTCAACGAACTGGCCGACGCGCTGCAGTACAGCGAGGCGCGGCAGCGCGAGTTCCTGCTTTCGGTGTCGCACGAACTGCGGACGCCGCTGACCGCCGTCACCGGATTCGCCGAGGCGATCGGCGACGGCGTGGCCGAAGGCGAGGACGCGCGCCGCGCCGGGCAGACCATCCATCGCGAGGCGGAACGACTGGAACGCCTGGTCAGCGATCTGCTGGAGCTGGCGCGGCTGGGCGCGGACGAGTTCCGCCTCGACCCGGCGCGGCTCGATCTCGCCACGCTGGTCGACGAATGCGCGGACGTCTGGCGGCTGCGGTGCGCGCGGCAGGACGTCACGCTGGTGGTCGAGCGGCCGCCCGGAGAGGTGCCGGTCGTCGCCGATCCGCGGCGGCTCCGCCAGGTCGTCGACGGACTGGCCGAGAACGCCCTGCGCGTGACCCCGGCGGGCGCGCCGATCGTGTTCTCGCTGGTCGCGGCCGACGGTCAAGCCCGGCTGGCGGTGCGGGACGGCGGGCCCGGCCTGGCGCCGGAGGACTATCCGGTCGCGTTCGAGCGCGGGGTGCTGAACCGGCGCTACCGCGACAGCCGCCCGGTCGGTTCGGGTATCGGGCTCGCGCTGGCCCACGGCCTGGTCACCCGGATGGGCGGCACGCTGACGGCGGGCCCGGCGCCGGAAGGCGGAGCCGCGTTCACGGTGGCTCTGCGGTTAGGGTGA